From Vallitalea longa, one genomic window encodes:
- a CDS encoding DUF1385 domain-containing protein: MKRVDIGGQAVIEGVMMKNKNTYAVAIRKPDKEIIVDKKEYTSFSEKVKFFKLPLFRGMLAFIESLVIGMKILTFSAEFFEVEEEDKEKEPDKFDKFLSKIFGDKLDNVIVGFSVVMSIILAIGLFVLLPLGISQLVKDILPSENLINLVDGVIRVVIFLSYLKIISLMKDIQRVFQYHGAEHKSINCLESEEELTVENIRKQSRQHKRCGTNFLLIVVLMSILVLMIIDVRTFWLRFAVRLLCLPLIAGLSYEIIRWLGRSESKLANIIAKPGLLLQNLTTREPDDSQIEVAIASLKGVLVTDEEDHKECIG; the protein is encoded by the coding sequence TTGAAAAGAGTTGATATAGGAGGTCAAGCTGTAATAGAAGGTGTTATGATGAAGAATAAAAACACCTATGCTGTAGCTATCAGAAAGCCAGATAAAGAGATTATTGTTGATAAAAAAGAATATACCAGTTTTTCAGAAAAAGTGAAATTTTTTAAATTACCATTGTTTCGAGGTATGTTGGCATTTATCGAATCATTGGTGATTGGTATGAAGATCCTCACTTTCTCAGCAGAATTCTTTGAAGTTGAAGAAGAGGATAAGGAAAAAGAACCTGATAAATTCGATAAGTTTCTTAGTAAAATATTCGGAGATAAATTAGATAATGTTATAGTTGGTTTTTCAGTGGTAATGTCAATAATATTAGCTATAGGATTATTTGTATTATTACCATTAGGTATATCACAGTTGGTAAAAGACATATTGCCAAGTGAAAATCTAATTAATCTAGTTGATGGTGTAATACGTGTTGTAATATTCCTATCATACTTAAAGATAATATCATTGATGAAAGATATACAAAGAGTCTTTCAATATCATGGAGCAGAGCATAAATCAATAAATTGTTTAGAAAGTGAAGAAGAATTGACAGTTGAAAATATTAGAAAACAATCAAGACAACATAAAAGATGTGGTACTAACTTTTTATTGATAGTAGTTCTTATGAGTATATTGGTATTGATGATTATTGATGTTAGAACATTTTGGTTAAGATTCGCAGTGAGATTATTATGCTTGCCATTGATAGCTGGTTTATCTTATGAAATTATCAGATGGTTAGGCAGATCAGAATCAAAATTAGCTAATATTATAGCTAAACCAGGATTATTGTTACAAAATTTGACAACAAGAGAACCAGATGATTCACAGATAGAAGTTGCTATAGCTTCTTTGAAAGGGGTCTTAGTTACTGATGAAGAAGACCATAAGGAATGTATTGGATGA
- the rpmE gene encoding 50S ribosomal protein L31, with the protein MKQGIHPKYHQAKVKCNCGNEFVTGSTNEDIHVEICSKCHPFYTGTQKAVSARGRIDKFNRKYGINQENN; encoded by the coding sequence ATGAAGCAAGGGATTCATCCAAAATATCATCAAGCTAAAGTTAAATGTAACTGTGGTAATGAATTTGTAACAGGATCAACAAATGAGGATATTCATGTTGAAATTTGTTCCAAATGTCATCCATTCTACACAGGAACACAAAAAGCAGTTTCTGCTCGCGGACGTATAGATAAATTCAACCGTAAATACGGTATTAATCAAGAAAATAACTAA
- the rho gene encoding transcription termination factor Rho, with the protein MSTDFKKFTLAELRKKAKEIGIRSVTTFKKAELVQILTEVEAKQQKEENNVEPEKKPEQELELKQEKKVEKTSQPELKLEKKEMKQPKSKKEKKVQPKVVEKEENNKELKNKENVVNKVENKNIKIKEEKKEIKREVTNVAKEVNREIKKEVHRDKPNKNVPSDFQDLNSGEIAYGVLEVLPDGFGFIRCANYLPGEDDVYVSPSQIRRFNLKTGDLIIGNIRVPKENEKFRALLYVQSVNGDSPANASKRPNFEDLTPIFPNERVRLETVSSEYATRLIDFVAPIGKGQRGMIVAPPKAGKTTLLKKIANAITTNHPNCHLIVLLIDERPEEVTDIRRSIKGENVEVIYSTFDELPEHHKRVSEMVLARAKRMVEQKKDLYILLDSITRLARAYNLTIPPSGRTLSGGLDPAALHMPKKFFGAARNIEEGGSLTILATALVETGSKMDEVVFEEFKGTGNMELVLDRKLSEKRIFPAIDIAKSSTRREDLLYTKEEMDAVYRLRKASSNMRSDEVTESILKVFVKSKNNKDFFNTINNNLLDKYR; encoded by the coding sequence ATGAGTACAGATTTCAAAAAATTCACTTTAGCTGAGCTTCGCAAGAAAGCAAAAGAGATTGGCATTAGAAGTGTTACAACATTCAAAAAAGCAGAACTTGTGCAAATTCTTACAGAAGTTGAAGCTAAACAACAAAAAGAAGAAAATAATGTAGAACCAGAAAAAAAACCAGAACAAGAACTAGAATTGAAACAAGAAAAAAAAGTAGAAAAGACCTCACAACCTGAATTGAAATTAGAGAAAAAAGAAATGAAACAGCCTAAATCCAAAAAGGAAAAAAAGGTTCAACCAAAAGTTGTTGAAAAAGAAGAGAATAACAAGGAACTTAAAAATAAAGAAAATGTTGTTAATAAAGTAGAAAATAAAAACATTAAAATAAAAGAAGAAAAAAAAGAAATAAAAAGAGAAGTCACTAATGTAGCCAAAGAAGTGAATAGGGAAATCAAAAAGGAAGTTCATAGGGATAAACCTAATAAAAATGTACCTTCAGATTTTCAAGATCTAAATAGTGGCGAAATAGCTTATGGAGTATTAGAAGTATTACCAGATGGATTCGGTTTTATTAGATGTGCTAATTATCTACCGGGTGAAGATGATGTTTATGTATCACCATCACAAATTAGAAGATTTAATTTAAAGACTGGAGATTTAATAATTGGTAATATTAGAGTTCCAAAAGAAAATGAAAAATTTAGAGCATTACTATATGTCCAGTCTGTAAATGGCGATTCACCTGCTAATGCTTCAAAGAGACCAAATTTTGAAGATTTGACACCTATCTTCCCAAATGAAAGAGTTCGTCTTGAAACCGTTTCTTCAGAGTATGCTACAAGACTAATTGATTTTGTTGCACCAATTGGTAAAGGTCAAAGAGGTATGATTGTAGCTCCTCCAAAAGCAGGAAAAACAACGCTACTCAAAAAAATTGCTAATGCCATAACAACCAATCATCCAAATTGTCATCTTATTGTTTTATTAATCGATGAACGACCAGAAGAAGTAACTGATATCAGACGTTCTATTAAGGGCGAAAATGTAGAAGTTATATATTCTACTTTTGATGAATTGCCTGAACATCATAAAAGAGTTTCAGAAATGGTATTGGCAAGAGCAAAAAGAATGGTCGAACAGAAAAAAGACCTATATATATTACTTGACAGTATTACAAGGCTTGCCAGAGCTTATAACTTAACTATTCCACCTAGTGGTAGAACTTTATCTGGAGGTCTTGACCCAGCAGCACTCCATATGCCTAAGAAATTCTTTGGTGCGGCTAGAAATATTGAAGAAGGTGGAAGCCTTACAATACTCGCTACTGCACTTGTAGAAACGGGAAGTAAAATGGATGAAGTTGTATTTGAAGAATTCAAAGGAACAGGAAATATGGAGTTGGTTCTTGATAGAAAACTATCTGAAAAAAGAATTTTCCCAGCTATTGATATTGCAAAATCCAGTACTAGAAGAGAAGACCTTCTATATACTAAAGAAGAGATGGATGCAGTTTACAGGCTTAGAAAAGCAAGTAGTAATATGCGTTCAGATGAAGTTACAGAAAGTATCTTGAAAGTTTTTGTCAAATCCAAAAACAATAAAGATTTCTTCAATACAATCAACAACAATTTATTGGATAAATACAGATAG